From the genome of Frateuria soli:
GATCACCTTCTTGCCGCGGTAGTAGCCGTCCTTGGTGACGTGGTGGCGCAGGTGCACCTCGCCGCTGGTCGGGTCGGTCGCCAGCTGCACGGTCTTGAGCTTGTCGTGCGAACGACGCATGCCGCGGGTGGACGGGGTCTTGCGGCTCTTGGCAACGGCCATGGGTGTATCTCCGGCTTCAATCGGTTTTCTTGAGTTCGCGCAGGACCGCGAACGGGTTGTCGTTGGGCTCCGCCACGGATTCCTCCGCGGCGGGGCCAGTCACTTCGGGTGGCAGGCTGCTGTCCGGATTGACCGGTACCAGCGGCAACGCCAACAGCAATTCGTCCTCGATCACGGCGGCCAGGTCCAGCTTGCCGTCGTCCTCGACCAGCAGCGGCTCGCACCCCGGCGGCAGGGCCGCCTCATCGCGCTCGCTCCGGATCAGGCCGAGCCGGCTGTCCACCGTCAGGGGCTGCACGAAAGGCTCCAGCGTGCGCTGACAGATCAGCGTCAGCGGCGCCTCGACGTGCACCTGAAGGTAGGCCGAGCCGAAATCGTCGCGACCAAAATCCAGTGTGTACTGCGCCGCCCCTTCGTTTCCGGCCAGCATCCCGCACAGGCGGGGCATGGCGGCCACGGGAAGCGCCCCGGCGAACGAACGCCGCGCCGAGACCATGCGCCAAGCGTCCACGGACTCTGGCAGTGTCACGGACATAATCGCGAAATCTTAGGGTCGGCGGGGGCTCAAGTCAACCGCGCCGCGGCGGGCTTTGCCTCCCGACGGGACTGCGGCAGACTGCCCTTCCGATCGTAACCGGTTGTCCTCGTGCCCGCTTCCCTCGCCTTTGGCCTCGCCGCGATGTGCCTGCTGCTGGTGGCTGCGGGCGCGCTCGTGCTGACAGGGCGCCGGCGGCGGCTGGAGCGGCGGCGTCACAGCATGCACCGGTTGCTGGAGCTGGCCGACCAGCTGGAGTCGGATTTGAAGACATGCCGCAAGGGCCTCAGGCAGGCCCATGCGGTGATGTCCTTCAACCCCGACCAGCCGGCCGCCGGCGAGCAGGAGGCCAAGCAGGCGATCGACGCCGGCCTGCGCTCGCTGCTGCAGCAGCGGCTGTGGATCCGCGACTGCGCCCCCGATGCGAGCCAGCAGGGCCTGGACGAGGCGGCCGCCGACATGAGCCAGACCCGCGCCCGGCTGCGCCCGCTGGTGAGGGCGCTGGAGCGCGCGCACCACGAGCTGGACGACGCCATGCGCGAACACATCCGGCGCGAATCGGACGTATGACGCTGCTGGTGCTGGGATCGAGCTCGCGCTACCGCGCCGAACTACTGCGCCGGCTGATGCCGGATTTCGAGCAGCGCGCGCCGGGTACCGACGAAACCCTGATCCCTGGCGAGGCCCCGGCCGAGGGCGCCCTGCGGCTGGCGGTCGCCAAGGCTAATGGGGCGGCGCACGGCCTCACCAGCACTGCGCTGGTGATCGGCTCGGACCAGATCGCCGAACTCGACGGCCGCGCGCTGGGCAAGCCCGGCAGCGTCGAGCGGGCGCGGGCCCAGCTGGCGGATTGCGCGGGCCGCGAAGTGCGCTTCCACACCGGACTCTGCCTGCTCGACACCCGCGACGGGCGCAGCCGCACGCACCTGGACACCACCCGCGTGCGGTTCCGTTCGCTTGCGCCGGCGGAAATCGCCCGCTACGTGGAGCGCGAGCTGCCGCTGGACTGCGCCGGCAGCTTCAAGTGCGAGGGCCTGGGAATCTCGCTGTTCGAGCGCATCGACAGCAGCGACCCGACGGCGCTGGTTGGCTTGCCGCTGATCGCGCTGGCGCGGCTGCTGCGCGAGGCCGGGCTGGCCGTTCCTTGACGGGCCTCATCCCGCAGTAGCGCGCCCTGCGTGCGCCGAAGCGAGTCACCGGTGGCGCACAGGGTGCGCTCCTACAGGGCGTCCGTCGCCGCTTGTGCGTTGCGCCAGAACAGGCATTGCGTCGGATCGGCCTGTCCCGCGGGCGGCGCGACCGGCACCCGGCCGCGGTAGTACGCGAAGCTCTTGCGCCCCTCGAACAGCACCAGCCGCGTGACCAGCTCCGGCGCCTGGATGCGTCCGCACATCGCGCCGAGCCGCTCGAGCTTCTCGCGCTCGCGCATCACCTCGCTCACCACCAAAAGCATCGGCGCGCCCGCGTGCGCGGCGCGCAGCCCGGCTTCGTCGCGCCCCCAGATCGCCAACTGCGGGGCGCGGCCATGCTTGACGTTGAGCGAACTGTCCAGCGAATACACCGGGCGATCGCCGAGCTGGAACTCCAGCTCCGCGGCGAGCATGAAATTGTCCGCCACCAGCACCGCATCCTTGCGCCCCAGCAGCGTGCGCGCCTGCGTCGCGCTTTCGCGCCAGCCCACGAAGTTGCCCGGGAAGGCTTTGCTCGCGGCCAGCATGTCGACGCCTTGCGGGCTCGCCGCCAGTGCCAGGTAACCGAGCCCCAGCAGCGTCCCGAGCCCGCCCAGCACGCCACCGGCCACCGCCGTCATGCGCCAGCCCCTGCCCGCCTCGTGGCACAGCGCAGGCAACGCCGCCAGCAACGGCAGGTAGCCCGGCAACGGCCAGTGCGCGCGAAAGCGCAGGCCATCGGCGAACAGACCGAACACGAAATACGGGACGAGGAAACCCAGCGACGTCCAGGCAAGCAGGTCCCACGGCGCACCCTCGCCGCGCCGGCGCCAGCACCGCCACAGCGCCCACAGCAGCACGGCATAGAGCAGCGGGGTGCAGGCAATCGCCTGCTCCAGCGGTTGCGCCAGCGCGTCGGCGTGGAAAGCCCAGGGGTTTCGATCGACCAGCTGGAACGCGAGGCCGGCGCCATGCTGGCGCCAGTTCGACACGATCAGCGGAACCAGCCCCGCCGCCGCCACGGCAAGCGACACCCACAGGCCCGGCTTGCGCCACTGCGCGCGACCGCGAGGCGTGAGGACCAGCAGCAACAGCCCGGCGAGCATCGCCATCGCGGCGCGGTAGTGGGTCAGCCACGCCACCGCCAGCGCGATGCCCAGCAGCAGCCAGTGGCGCAGCCGGTCCTCGTCCATTGCGCGCAACAGCGCTTGCAGCGCCACCGCGATCGCCAGGGTCAGCGGCACGTCGGGCATCGCCATCACGCCGAAGGTGCCGGCCAGCGGCAGCGCAAGACACAACAGGCCCGCCTGCCAGCCGGTGCGCGCATCGAAGGCGCGCCGTCCGAACGCCACGATCACCCAGGGCAGCGCGCTACCCAGCAACAGGAAGGGCCAGCGCATGCCGACGAGCCCGTGCCCGGCAACGCGCTCGCCCAGCCAGATCAGCCAGGCGGTCAGCGGCGGCAGGTCACTGTAGCCCCAGGCCGGATGCCGGCTTTCCAGCCAGTAGAAGGCCTCGTCGCCGAACGGCGACATCGTGGCGGCCACGATGCACTTCAAAACCAGCAGACCGACGAACGCAATGAGGAACGCGCCTCGCCAGCGCGCGAGAGCGGCCGCTACACTCGACCGGCCCTCCCCGCGTTCCGCCCGTGCCGACTGCCAGGAACCCATGTCCGCCACCACTCCCCTGTCCGAAGAAACGCTCCATCCTCGCCTGGAAGCGGCGATGGCCCAGGTCAACCGCGTGCTGCTCGGCAAGCCGCGCCAGGTGAAGCTCGCCTTCACCTGCCTGGTCGCCGGCGGCCACCTGCTGCTGGAGGACGTGCCCGGCGTGGGCAAGACCACGCTGGCACATGCGCTGGCCGCGAGCTTCGCCCTGGAGTTCCAGCGCGTGCAGTTCACCAGCGACCTGTTGCCCTCGGACATTATCGGGGTCAGCGTGTTCGAGCGCGAGACGGGGCAGTTCCGCTTCCACCCGGGCCCGATCTTCACCGGGTTGATGCTGGCCGACGAGATCAACCGCGCCACGCCCAAGACGCAGAGCGCGCTGCTCGAAGCGATGGCCGAGGGCCAGGTCACCGTGGACGGCCAGACGCACACCTTGGCGCAGCCCTTCTTCGTGGTGGCCACGCAGAACCCGCTGGACCTGCACGGCACCTTCCCGCTGCCCGATTCGCAGCTGGACCGTTTCATGCTGCGCATCTCGCTGGATTATCCCGATGCCGCCGCCGAGCGCGCGCTGCTCTCCGGCAGCGACCGGCGCGACCTGCTCGCGCAGCTCACGCCGCAACTGGATGCGCCGAGCCTGGCGGCGCTGCACCGGCAGGCGCAAGGCATCACCGCCAGCAGTGCGCTGCTCGATTACCTGCAGGCACTGCTCGCGGCCAGCCGTCGCCACGCCGACATCCGGGTGGGCCTGTCGCCCCGCGCAGGCATCGCGCTGCTCGGCGCGGCGCGCGCCTGGGCCCTGCTGAGCGGCCGCGGCCACGTGCTGCCGGAAGACATCCAGGCATTGTTCGTGCCGTTGGCCGCACACCGGCTGGTGCCTTCGCGCGGCGCCAGCGGGGATGCGCTGGCCCGCGCCTTGCTGGCCGATACCGCGGTCGACTGACCATGCGCGACGCGCTGCGCCGCCTGCAGGAGCTGGCCGAGCGGCGGCTGCCCGCACTGACCCGCTTCCGCCGCCCGGAGCCGATGCCGATCGAGCTGAACCGGCGGCGGATCTACATCGTGCCAACCGGCTTCGGCCTGGGTTTCACCTTGCTGCTGCTGGTGATGCTCGCCGGCTCGCTCAACTATTCCAACAACGCCGCCCTGCTGCTCACCTGCCTGCTGGGCGCGGCCGGTGCGGCGAGCATGCTGATCGCGTTCCGTGCGCTCGACGGCCTGACGCTGGCCAGCGTTCGCGCGGGCCAGGCGGTCGCCGGCCAGCCGCTGGCGTTGACGCTCGAGCTGGAGTCGAGGCGGCCGCGCAGCGCGATCCGGATCGACCTGGATCGATCCTGCCAGGCCTTCGCCATCGACGCCGCCGGCAAGGCCGATGTCACCCTGCCGCTGGCCACCCGCGAGCGCGGCTGGCAACCCCTGCCGCGCGTGCGCGTGTGGACGACCTGGCCGCTGGGACTGTTCCGCGCCTGGAGCTGGATGCATCCGGAGCAGTCCGTGCTGGTCTGGCCGCGCCCCGAGGACGACGGTCCACCGCCACGATTGCCCGCCGACGAAGGCCTGCGCCCGCGCCTGCATCGCGGGGAGGATCTGGCCGCCCTGCGCGACTACCGCAGCGGCGATCCGCGCAAGCACATCGCCTGGAAGGCCAGTGCGCGGCTGGGCCAGCTGCTCAGCAAGGACTTCGAACAGCCCGAGTCCCGTCCCGAATGGCGCCTGGACTGGCGCGAGCTGGAGGGCATGGAGAACGAGGCACGCATCGCCCGCCTCGCCCGCTGGCTGGGCGAGGCGCATGCGCAGGGACGGCGGCACAGCCTGTGGCTGCCGGGCCAGCCGATCGAGGCGGGAAGCGGCCCGGGCCACTATGCGCGCTGCATGAGCGCGCTGGCGTCGCTGCCATGATCGGGGTGAAACGCCGAACGGACGAGCCAACGCTGGATCGCCGCGCGTTCGACCTGCTCTGCCTGACCATGGCCTGCGTGCTCGGCGTGCATGCGCCACACCAGCCCTGGTGGCTGGTGGCCGCACTGGCGCTGGTGTTGGGGCTGCGCTGGTGGCAGCGCCGCCGGCATGGCACGCGCCCGCCGCTGCTGCTCAAGCTGCCGCTGCTGGCCTTGCTGGCGGTGGCCGTCGTCTTCACCTACGGCACCATCTTCGGGCAGCAACCCGGTTCCGCGCTGGCGGTCGGGCTGCTGGTGCTCAAGCTGCTGGAAAGCGAAACACCCCGCGACGCCAGGGTCGGCATCAGTTTCGCCTGTTTCGGGCTGATGGCCGCGCTGCTGTTCGACCAGGGGCTGGTCGCCACCTTCGTGGTCGCGCTGGGCCTGCTGCCGGCCTTGGCCACCTTGCGTGCGCTGGAACCGGCGCAGGCACCGGCGAGCCTGCCGCGCGCCCTGCTGCCGGGGTTGGCGCTGCTCGCCGCCGCCGTGCCGCTGGCGCTGCTCGCCTTCGCCCTGGTTCCGCGCCTGAGCTCGCCGCTCTGGGGAACGGCCAACAGCCCGCAAGCGCGGACCGGCCTCAGCGACCGCATGTCGCCGGGCAACTTCACCGAGCTGCTGACCGACGATCGCCCGGCCATGCGGGTCAGTTTCGACGGTCCGCCGCCCGCACCCGAGCTGCGCTATTTCCGCGCGTACGTCATGTGGCTGTACGACGGGCGCACCTGGGAACATGCCGATCTGCGCCGCGCCGACGGCCAGCGCCGGCTCTTGGAAACGCTGGAGTCCAGGGGCACCAGCCGCTACCAGGTCGACCTGGAGCCGACCAACCGCGGCATCCTGCCCGCGCTCGACGTGCCGCTGGAGGCGCCGGCGGACGCGCGGCTCAGTCCCGATCGCGAGGTAATCAGCGACAAGCCCGTGCGCGAGCTGCTGCGCTACACACTCGACTCGGCGATCCGCTACCACCTGCAGCCGGAGCTGCCGGAAGCGGCCCGGCGTTTCGCGCTGCGCCTGCCCCAGGGGTTCAACCCCCGCACGCATGCGCTGGCCACGCAATGGCGCGAGCGTCACGGTAGCGACGACCAGGCCATCGTGGACGCCGCGCTTGCCCTGTTCCACGACGGCGGCTTCCGCTACACGCTTGCGCCGGCGCCACTGGGCCGCGACGCAGTGGACGATTTCCTGTTCGGGACCCGCGAGGGTTTCTGCGAGCATTACGCCTCCTCGTTCACCGTGCTGATGCGCGCCGCCGGCGTCCCCTCGCGCGTCGTCACCGGTTACCAGGGCGGCTACTGGAATTCTTTGGGCAACTACCTGCTGGTGCGCCAGTCGGACGCGCATGCATGGAGCGAGGTCTGGCTGGAGGGCCGCGGCTGGGTGCGGATCGATCCCACCGCCGCCGTGCGGCCCGAACGCGTCAGCCTGGGCGCGGCCGCCGCCGGCGACCAGCCCGGCTGGGCGGAAACCAGCTGGCTGGCGTCGCTGCGCAACCGGTGGGACGTGGTCAACCACTGGTGGACCCAGGGCGTTATCGGCTTTGATGCGCTGCGCCAGCGTGGCCTGCTGACCCCATTCGGCATCCGCGATACCGGCACGGCGATGCTGGGCATGCTGCTGGCGATCGGCACCTCGCTTTTCGTGGCGATCGGCACCGGCTGGGCGTTGTGGCGGCGTGAGCGGCCCGAGCCGCTGCGCAAGGCGCTGCGGCGGCTGGAAGCCAGGCTCGCGCGCGCCGGCATCACGCGCCGTCGCGGCGAAGGACCGCAACATTACCTGCGCCGCGCCGCGCGGGCGTTGCCGGCGCAACGCGGCGAACTGGAGCGACTGATGAACCGTTACCTTGAACTGCGCTATGCGCACGACGAACCGGTGCCTGAACTGCTGCGGGAGTTCCAGCGGGCGGTACGGGAATTCCGGCCCCGGCGCGTGGTCAAATGAATGTCCATGCGGCCGCCCGGGCGGCCGCTGTCCCAGGGAGAACCGTCATGTCCTTTCCTTACCGCCCTCTGGCCCTGGCCACCGCCTTCGGCCTGCTGACCGCCTGTGCAACGGTGCCCCAGCCGCTGCAGGGCACCTACTCCGACGTGAGCACGGCGGGAGCCCAGCAGGGCGGCGCCGGAGGCGCGAAAGTCCGCTGGGGCGGCGAAATCATCAAGACCGAGCCTGGCCCGCAGGAGACGTGCTTCTATCTGCTGTCGCGCCCGCTGGACAAGCAGGCACGGCCGGAGACGGACACCAGCGGGGCTACCGAAGGCCGTTTTGTCGCCTGCCATGAAGGCTTCTACGACCCCGAGGTCTTCACCCGGGGCCGCGAGTTGACCGTCACCGGCACGCTGCAGGGCACCGTGACGAAGAAAGTGGGCGACTACGACTACGCCTATCCGCGCGTGGCGGCCGACGTGGTCTACCTGTGGCCCAAG
Proteins encoded in this window:
- the rpmF gene encoding 50S ribosomal protein L32 → MAVAKSRKTPSTRGMRRSHDKLKTVQLATDPTSGEVHLRHHVTKDGYYRGKKVIDTAAAVEAE
- a CDS encoding YceD family protein, yielding MSVTLPESVDAWRMVSARRSFAGALPVAAMPRLCGMLAGNEGAAQYTLDFGRDDFGSAYLQVHVEAPLTLICQRTLEPFVQPLTVDSRLGLIRSERDEAALPPGCEPLLVEDDGKLDLAAVIEDELLLALPLVPVNPDSSLPPEVTGPAAEESVAEPNDNPFAVLRELKKTD
- a CDS encoding Maf family protein translates to MTLLVLGSSSRYRAELLRRLMPDFEQRAPGTDETLIPGEAPAEGALRLAVAKANGAAHGLTSTALVIGSDQIAELDGRALGKPGSVERARAQLADCAGREVRFHTGLCLLDTRDGRSRTHLDTTRVRFRSLAPAEIARYVERELPLDCAGSFKCEGLGISLFERIDSSDPTALVGLPLIALARLLREAGLAVP
- a CDS encoding ArnT family glycosyltransferase, yielding MAATMSPFGDEAFYWLESRHPAWGYSDLPPLTAWLIWLGERVAGHGLVGMRWPFLLLGSALPWVIVAFGRRAFDARTGWQAGLLCLALPLAGTFGVMAMPDVPLTLAIAVALQALLRAMDEDRLRHWLLLGIALAVAWLTHYRAAMAMLAGLLLLVLTPRGRAQWRKPGLWVSLAVAAAGLVPLIVSNWRQHGAGLAFQLVDRNPWAFHADALAQPLEQAIACTPLLYAVLLWALWRCWRRRGEGAPWDLLAWTSLGFLVPYFVFGLFADGLRFRAHWPLPGYLPLLAALPALCHEAGRGWRMTAVAGGVLGGLGTLLGLGYLALAASPQGVDMLAASKAFPGNFVGWRESATQARTLLGRKDAVLVADNFMLAAELEFQLGDRPVYSLDSSLNVKHGRAPQLAIWGRDEAGLRAAHAGAPMLLVVSEVMREREKLERLGAMCGRIQAPELVTRLVLFEGRKSFAYYRGRVPVAPPAGQADPTQCLFWRNAQAATDAL
- a CDS encoding AAA family ATPase, which encodes MSATTPLSEETLHPRLEAAMAQVNRVLLGKPRQVKLAFTCLVAGGHLLLEDVPGVGKTTLAHALAASFALEFQRVQFTSDLLPSDIIGVSVFERETGQFRFHPGPIFTGLMLADEINRATPKTQSALLEAMAEGQVTVDGQTHTLAQPFFVVATQNPLDLHGTFPLPDSQLDRFMLRISLDYPDAAAERALLSGSDRRDLLAQLTPQLDAPSLAALHRQAQGITASSALLDYLQALLAASRRHADIRVGLSPRAGIALLGAARAWALLSGRGHVLPEDIQALFVPLAAHRLVPSRGASGDALARALLADTAVD
- a CDS encoding DUF58 domain-containing protein: MRDALRRLQELAERRLPALTRFRRPEPMPIELNRRRIYIVPTGFGLGFTLLLLVMLAGSLNYSNNAALLLTCLLGAAGAASMLIAFRALDGLTLASVRAGQAVAGQPLALTLELESRRPRSAIRIDLDRSCQAFAIDAAGKADVTLPLATRERGWQPLPRVRVWTTWPLGLFRAWSWMHPEQSVLVWPRPEDDGPPPRLPADEGLRPRLHRGEDLAALRDYRSGDPRKHIAWKASARLGQLLSKDFEQPESRPEWRLDWRELEGMENEARIARLARWLGEAHAQGRRHSLWLPGQPIEAGSGPGHYARCMSALASLP
- a CDS encoding transglutaminase TgpA family protein; translation: MKRRTDEPTLDRRAFDLLCLTMACVLGVHAPHQPWWLVAALALVLGLRWWQRRRHGTRPPLLLKLPLLALLAVAVVFTYGTIFGQQPGSALAVGLLVLKLLESETPRDARVGISFACFGLMAALLFDQGLVATFVVALGLLPALATLRALEPAQAPASLPRALLPGLALLAAAVPLALLAFALVPRLSSPLWGTANSPQARTGLSDRMSPGNFTELLTDDRPAMRVSFDGPPPAPELRYFRAYVMWLYDGRTWEHADLRRADGQRRLLETLESRGTSRYQVDLEPTNRGILPALDVPLEAPADARLSPDREVISDKPVRELLRYTLDSAIRYHLQPELPEAARRFALRLPQGFNPRTHALATQWRERHGSDDQAIVDAALALFHDGGFRYTLAPAPLGRDAVDDFLFGTREGFCEHYASSFTVLMRAAGVPSRVVTGYQGGYWNSLGNYLLVRQSDAHAWSEVWLEGRGWVRIDPTAAVRPERVSLGAAAAGDQPGWAETSWLASLRNRWDVVNHWWTQGVIGFDALRQRGLLTPFGIRDTGTAMLGMLLAIGTSLFVAIGTGWALWRRERPEPLRKALRRLEARLARAGITRRRGEGPQHYLRRAARALPAQRGELERLMNRYLELRYAHDEPVPELLREFQRAVREFRPRRVVK
- a CDS encoding Slp family lipoprotein; translation: MSFPYRPLALATAFGLLTACATVPQPLQGTYSDVSTAGAQQGGAGGAKVRWGGEIIKTEPGPQETCFYLLSRPLDKQARPETDTSGATEGRFVACHEGFYDPEVFTRGRELTVTGTLQGTVTKKVGDYDYAYPRVAADVVYLWPKRPVTVRYPPGYYDPFWGPGWGPYWGPWGDPYWNRPRVIIVRPPPAPAPKPAHK